Genomic window (Cellulosilyticum lentocellum DSM 5427):
AAATTAATTTACAGGATGAGCTAAGTATTTGTGTTACAGATCGTGCTGAACTTGAGATATAAGAAATAAATATTTTACAGGTAGACAATATAAAAGTGAAAGACTAAAATAGAGAATAAAAGATAGGAGAAAATGAAATGAAAATAGGGTTTATTGGAGCAGGTAATATGGCTAAAGCTATGCTAGGCGGTATTTTGGCAAATGGTATTTTTAATAAAGAAGAAATCATTGCGTCAGATGCAAGTGAAGCTTGCTTAAAAGCTATAGAAGATAGTTTAGGAATTAGCACTACAACAGATAATAAAATTGTAGCAAAACAAGCAGACGTAATTGTTTTAGCAGTAAAACCACAGTATTATGGAAGTGTTATTGAAGAGATTAAGGATGGAGTGCAATCACATCAAATTATAGTTACTATTGCACCAGGACAAACTATAGAGCGTTTAGAGCATTTATTTGGAAAAACACTTAAGCTCGTACGTACAATGCCTAATACACCTGCTCTGGTAGGAGAAGGTATTACAGCAGTATGCAAGAACAAAGAAGTGACAGAGGATGAATTACGTTATATTTGTAAAATACTAGAAGGCTTTGGTAAAGTAGAAGTAGTAGATGAACATTTAATGGATGTAGTGGTTTCAGTAAGTGGTAGCTCTCCAGCTTATGTATTTATGTTTATAGAGGCTATGGCGGATGCTGCCGTTGCAGATGGTATGCCTAGAAAGCAAGCCTATGAATTTGCGGCACAAGCTGTTTTAGGAAGTGCAAAAATGGTATTAGAGACTGGAAAACACCCAGGAGAATTAAAAGATATGGTCTGTTCTCCAGGAGGAACTACAATTGAAGCTGTACGCGTATTAGAAGAAAAAGGACTGCGTAGCACTATATTTGAAGCAATGAAGGCATGTACTAAAAAAGCTAAAGGTATGTAGATTATTTAAATAATAAAAAACCAGCATAATGATGCTGGTTTTTTATTTAGCGTTTACCAGGATCAAAAGGTTCTCCCGCTGCTTTTGGTGCTCTAGTTGTTTTAGAGAAAATAATTAGAGCAATAAGTGTGATGACATATGGGAAAATCTTAAGAAGAACAGGTGGAATAGTAGCTAGCCCAGGAATAACCTGTGATACATTGGAAACAGTACTTGCAAAACCAAAGAAAAGGGTAGCAGCAAGGACACCTAAAGGCTTCCATTGTCCGAAGATTAAAGCTGCAATAGCTAAGAAGCCTAAACCAGATACACTACCATTGAATTCTCCTGCAAAAGTAACAAGGTAAATACCACCACCAAGACCTGCAAAAGCACCAGAAATAATAACACCTAAATAACGCATACGGCTTACATTAATACCAGCTGCATCAGCAGCATGAGGATGCTCACCACAAGCACGTAAACGTAATCCAAAAGAGGTTTTATAAAGAAGATAAGTGAAAACGGCTAAGATTAGGAGTACTAACCAAGTTGTAGAATAGCTATTGGTAAAGAAAAGAGGCCCCAGAATTGGAATACTAGAAAGT
Coding sequences:
- a CDS encoding ABC transporter permease; amino-acid sequence: MWQIIEQIFPYAIAFTIPLLIVALGGLFCERSGIVNIGLEGLMIIGSFAGGITISLLQNRFGTATWTIYVGLLVAIIAGAIFSLLHAFASINLQADQTISGTAINMIAAGLTIFLARNITGSGNIVLTVGLAKQNVKVLSSIPILGPLFFTNSYSTTWLVLLILAVFTYLLYKTSFGLRLRACGEHPHAADAAGINVSRMRYLGVIISGAFAGLGGGIYLVTFAGEFNGSVSGLGFLAIAALIFGQWKPLGVLAATLFFGFASTVSNVSQVIPGLATIPPVLLKIFPYVITLIALIIFSKTTRAPKAAGEPFDPGKR
- the proC gene encoding pyrroline-5-carboxylate reductase, with amino-acid sequence MKIGFIGAGNMAKAMLGGILANGIFNKEEIIASDASEACLKAIEDSLGISTTTDNKIVAKQADVIVLAVKPQYYGSVIEEIKDGVQSHQIIVTIAPGQTIERLEHLFGKTLKLVRTMPNTPALVGEGITAVCKNKEVTEDELRYICKILEGFGKVEVVDEHLMDVVVSVSGSSPAYVFMFIEAMADAAVADGMPRKQAYEFAAQAVLGSAKMVLETGKHPGELKDMVCSPGGTTIEAVRVLEEKGLRSTIFEAMKACTKKAKGM